AAGACGCTTCAAACCACCCTTGGTGCAGCAATAGACGCTACACCAGTTTGCCATCTGGGGGCCGATAGCGGCTGTGAGTATGCTAGCCCAGACCCGGGTTTAAAGGACGATATCTAGGTCATGGGAATTGGTTGGTCCATTCCTTTTGGGCAAGCCTTGCTAAGGACCGAAAAGTCCAGTTTACACTGCTCTTCTCCGCTGGCGGATAGCTTGGAAATGATCATTCCCAGTGTTCAACGGCATTGCCCTCACACTTTCCATTTGCACAACTCTTAAGAAGACTCGTCTTCCCTCCTTTTTGCCAATCGCACACAGAAGTTGCGATAAATTTCCGGCCTTGTGCGCGCGGACTTTGTCAAGTTCGCCCGCTTTCCCGGTTTAGGATTCGATTCGGATGGCTATTTCCTAAAAGCTTAATCCCAAACGCTTTACAGGAAAATTAAATACTCGACTTCCCAGATGAATTTGACGGAGTGAGATGTCGCGCCCCATTTACCCTCTTGCGATAGATGATCAAGTTTATCATTATAGTCGATTATCTCTCCAAGCGTGCTGTCCATTCAGTGCGTTTCAAATTTTCATTACCGATTCGAGGGACTTTTCTCATGAAACGCCGATCTGTCCGACGCAAGGGTTTCACGCTGATTGAACTGCTCGTTGTGATCGCCATTATCGCCATTTTGATTGGCCTGTTGCTTCCTGCGGTACAGAAAGCTCGTGAAGCGGCATCACGTATAAAGTGTACGAACAATTTGAAGCAACTCGGCCTTGCAGAGCATAATTTCGAAAGCGCCATCGGAGGTTTCACGATGGCCCCTTATAATCCTTCGTTCGCCTGGCTGACATCTAAGCCCTATGCCGTGCCCCACGGGTGGGTCGTGGAGCTATTGCCCTACCTGGAGCAGCAGAATGTGCAAAACGCCTACAATCTGAATGCGACTTGGGCCGCCCAGACGCCAAGCGATGCGAACTATTATGTAAATCAGACCCTTATTCCGATCTTAATATGCCCTTCGACTCCCAATGGAAGCGATTCCACTTCTCGCTCCCTTCCCTATGGCCGCGGACCGCTGGATTATGTGCCGATTTTCCGCATCGACCTCAACGCCGCAAATATCTTCGCTCCAACTCCCGCCCCGAACTACGATCCGAATAAGGGGGAGGGAATTCTCGGCCGGGGAGTGAATCGCAAGATAACCGAAATCACCGACGGTACATCGAACACCCTGCTTTTTGTCGAAGAAGCAGGCCGAAATACCATCTATGTTAATGGTCGCCCTACTCCCTCCTTTAATTCCCAAGACCAAGGAGGAGCCTGGGCCAACTTCGCCATCGGAGGTTCGATCATAGACTCCCTGCGCAGCTTCAATCCGGCAACCGGAACCTATTACGGCCCCTGTGCATTAAATTGCACCAACGGTGGAGAGCTTTATTCTTTCCATACCGGCGGAGTTAATGTCGTCATGGGGGATGGCTCCGTTCGATTCCTAACGAACTCCACAACCTTCGCAACCGTGGTCGCCCTTTATACGCGAGCGGGCGGCGAAATTCTGACAGACAATTAGCAAATTGCATAGAGAGGAAAACCATGAAGCGATTTATACTCGGGGTAGCTTCGGCTATATTCGTCCTGACGCAGACCGGTTGCTCCAGTGAGAATGGGAAGTACATTCCCGTCA
The genomic region above belongs to Telmatocola sphagniphila and contains:
- a CDS encoding DUF1559 domain-containing protein, whose protein sequence is MKRRSVRRKGFTLIELLVVIAIIAILIGLLLPAVQKAREAASRIKCTNNLKQLGLAEHNFESAIGGFTMAPYNPSFAWLTSKPYAVPHGWVVELLPYLEQQNVQNAYNLNATWAAQTPSDANYYVNQTLIPILICPSTPNGSDSTSRSLPYGRGPLDYVPIFRIDLNAANIFAPTPAPNYDPNKGEGILGRGVNRKITEITDGTSNTLLFVEEAGRNTIYVNGRPTPSFNSQDQGGAWANFAIGGSIIDSLRSFNPATGTYYGPCALNCTNGGELYSFHTGGVNVVMGDGSVRFLTNSTTFATVVALYTRAGGEILTDN